Proteins encoded by one window of Bubalus bubalis isolate 160015118507 breed Murrah chromosome 4, NDDB_SH_1, whole genome shotgun sequence:
- the LGALS8 gene encoding galectin-8 isoform X2: MMLSLNNLQNVIYNPVIPYVGTISEQLEPGTLIVLRGHVPSDSDRFQVDLQCGSSVKPRADVAFHFNPRFKRANCIVCNTLRNEKWGWEEITYDMPFKKEKSFEIVIMVLKEKFQVAVNGRHTLLYAHRISPERIDTLGIYGKVIIHSVGFSFSSDLGSTQGSTLEPTGISKENVQKPGGSQLTLPFVARLNSSMGPGRTVVIKGEVNTNAKGFTVDLLSGKSKDIALHLNPRLNVKAFVRNSFLQEAWGEEERNITCFPFSPGMYFEMIIYCDAREFKVAVNGVHSLEYKHRFKELSKVDTLEIDGDIHLLEVRSW; encoded by the exons gTAATCCCCTATGTTGGGACCATTTCTGAGCAGTTGGAGCCGGGAACGTTGATTGTACTACGTGGGCATGTTCCTAGTGACTCGGACAG GTTCCAGGTGGACCTGCAATGTGGCAGCAGCGTGAAACCCCGAGCGGATGTGGCCTTCCATTTCAATCCACGCTTCAAAAGGGCCAACTGCATTGTCTGCAACACTCTGAGAAATGAGaagtggggctgggaggagatCACCTACGACATGCCTTTCAAGAAAGAGAAGTCATTCGAGATCGTGATCATGGTGCTGAAAGAGAAGTTCCAG GTGGCTGTCAATGGAAGGCATACCCTGCTGTATGCCCACAGGATCAGCCCAGAGAGGATAGACACGCTGGGCATTTACGGCAAAGTCATCATTCACTCTgtgggcttcagcttcagctcg GATTTAGGAAGTACCCAAGGATCTACTCTGGAACCGACAGGGATaagtaaagaaaat GTACAAAAGCCTGGCGGGTCACAGCTT ACTCTGCCGTTCGTAGCAAGGTTGAACTCCTCCATGGGCCCTGGACGGACCGTCGTCATAAAAGGAGAAGTAAATACAAACGCCAAAGG CTTTACTGTTGATCTGCTATCAGGAAAATCCAAGGATATTGCTCTCCACTTGAACCCACGCCTGAATGTGAAAGCATTTGTAAGAAATTCTTTTCTTCAGGAGGCCtggggagaagaagagagaaatattaCCTGTTTCCCTTTTAGTCCTGGGATGTACTTTGAG ATGATAATTTACTGTGACGCCAGAGAATTCAAAGTCGCGGTGAACGGTGTCCACAGCCTGGAGTACAAGCACAGGTTTAAGGAGCTGAGTAAAGTCGACACGCTGGAGATCGACGGCGACATCCACTTACTGGAAGTGCGGAGCTGGTAG
- the LGALS8 gene encoding galectin-8 isoform X1: protein MMLSLNNLQNVIYNPVIPYVGTISEQLEPGTLIVLRGHVPSDSDRFQVDLQCGSSVKPRADVAFHFNPRFKRANCIVCNTLRNEKWGWEEITYDMPFKKEKSFEIVIMVLKEKFQVAVNGRHTLLYAHRISPERIDTLGIYGKVIIHSVGFSFSSDLGSTQGSTLEPTGISKENVQKPGGSQLPSNRGDISKIVPRTVYTKSKGSPANHTLTCAKILPTNCLSKTLPFVARLNSSMGPGRTVVIKGEVNTNAKGFTVDLLSGKSKDIALHLNPRLNVKAFVRNSFLQEAWGEEERNITCFPFSPGMYFEMIIYCDAREFKVAVNGVHSLEYKHRFKELSKVDTLEIDGDIHLLEVRSW from the exons gTAATCCCCTATGTTGGGACCATTTCTGAGCAGTTGGAGCCGGGAACGTTGATTGTACTACGTGGGCATGTTCCTAGTGACTCGGACAG GTTCCAGGTGGACCTGCAATGTGGCAGCAGCGTGAAACCCCGAGCGGATGTGGCCTTCCATTTCAATCCACGCTTCAAAAGGGCCAACTGCATTGTCTGCAACACTCTGAGAAATGAGaagtggggctgggaggagatCACCTACGACATGCCTTTCAAGAAAGAGAAGTCATTCGAGATCGTGATCATGGTGCTGAAAGAGAAGTTCCAG GTGGCTGTCAATGGAAGGCATACCCTGCTGTATGCCCACAGGATCAGCCCAGAGAGGATAGACACGCTGGGCATTTACGGCAAAGTCATCATTCACTCTgtgggcttcagcttcagctcg GATTTAGGAAGTACCCAAGGATCTACTCTGGAACCGACAGGGATaagtaaagaaaat GTACAAAAGCCTGGCGGGTCACAGCTT CCTAGTAATAGAGGAGACATTTCTAAAATCGTCCCCAGAACTGTCTACACCAAGAGCAAAGGTTCGCCGGCCAATCACACTTTGACTTGCGCCAAAATACTACCTACCAACTGTTTGTCAAAG ACTCTGCCGTTCGTAGCAAGGTTGAACTCCTCCATGGGCCCTGGACGGACCGTCGTCATAAAAGGAGAAGTAAATACAAACGCCAAAGG CTTTACTGTTGATCTGCTATCAGGAAAATCCAAGGATATTGCTCTCCACTTGAACCCACGCCTGAATGTGAAAGCATTTGTAAGAAATTCTTTTCTTCAGGAGGCCtggggagaagaagagagaaatattaCCTGTTTCCCTTTTAGTCCTGGGATGTACTTTGAG ATGATAATTTACTGTGACGCCAGAGAATTCAAAGTCGCGGTGAACGGTGTCCACAGCCTGGAGTACAAGCACAGGTTTAAGGAGCTGAGTAAAGTCGACACGCTGGAGATCGACGGCGACATCCACTTACTGGAAGTGCGGAGCTGGTAG